The following nucleotide sequence is from Cicer arietinum cultivar CDC Frontier isolate Library 1 chromosome 2, Cicar.CDCFrontier_v2.0, whole genome shotgun sequence.
aatttgaacaaattgttcTTGTAGTATTGTTCAGCGATATATTATTGAGTACAAAGTGTTATCTAATAGCAGCTATAGCGAGCTGCGCTATAGCAAGGTAGTGTAGCGAAATTTGAACAAACAGCTACTTTCCATGATCTGTGATTAACAACACTGATTTAGATAGCACTATTCATTCCCATTGATGTTAAGAAATTACCATTTACGTGATTATCTTTCTGATTCATTCAAGGGGGAGAAATGTTTATGTCCAGTTTTCCTCTCATAAAGAACTGACGACAATGGATCAAAGTCAAGGACGAGATGATGAGGTTGGTTTTTatggttttttaaattgaatactATATTCCTTTTTGGTTATGGAAAAAGAGGAGAATCTATTAGCCTTTTTCTTTTGGCATCTGTAATCTCCTTTTTTTTATGTGATCTTTACTCTATAAGTAATATTATACTTTCCATGTATTATAATGGGTTTAGTATTAAATTTTCTCTTTATCATAAACGTCTCTATTTATTCTCCTTTCTCTCTATCTCTTCTTCCTTCTCTATGCTGTCTGCTGTCGGCAACTCTTCGGATGCACAGCCAAATCGAATTCTCTTAGTTACGGTTCATCAAATGCAGTATCCTATAACAGTGGATGTGCTACAGCAAGTATTTTCTCCCCATGGATATGTGGAAAAGATTGTAACATTTCAGAAGTCAGCTGGTCAGATTCTCAGATTTCTTCCTTtctctctatttcttttctttatgaagcgttttttgttctttctgtaaaTAAACAGCAAAAATGATAGAACAAGGTTGTTTAATATAagtgaaattatttttcttggTTTTTAATGTGTCATGGAATGGTTCACTTTTCTCAACACAATCAcaatatacatttattttaatcaatgaaGATTATTGTTATATTGGATTTATGCATGTTTAGTGGTTGTACTATCCATTTCATCTAGAGTTTGAAAAATTATGCAGGCTTTCAAGCTCTTATCCAGTATGAATCTCGGCAAAGTGCCGTGACGGCCAGAAGTTCACTTCAGGTAGTTTGTTTTATACTTACATGTACTTTATGCTCTACTTGGCTTGTTAATTCTGATATTGTTTTTCTCGAATATGACAATTGAACTTTTGGAATTTTCTAGGGACGTAATATTTATGATGGTTGCTGTCAGCTGGACATTCAGTTCTCAAAGTAGGTTAAAGTTATCTCTTGTTCAGACATTTTGTATCCctctcaaatatatttttgttcgaCGTTTGATTAATGTCAATTGCAGCCTTGATGAACTACAAGTGAACTACAATAATGATCGTTCAAGGTGATTCAATCAGTTcactttctctttttctttgtttcttAACTTAATCGATTCTTTAACACCACATTTATTGTGGCTGAGTTTATTCCTCATTTCTGTAGGGACTATACAAACCCAAATCTGCCTACAGAGCAGAAAGGACGACCTTCACACGTATGttctttgtaattatttttaatctactTATGAACCAAATTTTCTTGTTGATCTTTTTAAATTCCACTCTAATGCTATTTTCATTATTTCATGTTCTATGAAATAGTCTGGATATGGTGATACAGGAATGCATGGGGTTCAAGGTTCTGGAGCCAGGCCAGGtgccaaatattttaaattcgcTTTCTTTGGTTAATTACGCTCTGTTTGTGATGTGCTAATATTTTCGTCGTTTTCTTTTTACAGGTGGATTTTCGCAGGTGGGTACTTTTCAAGCCAAGATGAAGTTTCCCTATGCAATTATTGATGCACAGTTTTTATATATGAACAAGTTATTATCAGCTTGCATCTTATGAAAAGTAGCATTATAAATGTGGAACAGTTGATTATcgtcatttaattttttcaagaaCTTTTCAAGGaacgaaaagaaaaataatatttaaagaaTGACTCGTtcataaaaatatcataaatatcatatttttaaggacaaaaacatatttaagcaATTTTTTACCTCAAATTGAGTTTTACTCAAGACGGGCTAATTTATTAGGTTTTCTGCTTTTTAAAACAGCATAGGATTTTCATCCATTTTGTGATTATATGACAttacattataaaaatttactatAACTTTCTTGTTTGTAAATCAGCTGTAGATAAAGATTTTCATCCATTTTGTGATAAATGACATAATATTGTGAACCCATTACTATGATTTTCTTCTCTCGTTTGTAAATTAACTGTTTACATACATTTAAATGAACTTTCTTATTTATGTTTAGTGCGTgttgtgtttagtttaattttaaggTATTCCTCCCCCGAAAGTTAATCCCCTCCTCATACTTATCAATGTGTTGAGTTATAGATGACCAATGCTGCAGCAATCGAAGCTGCTTTCGGGGGAGATTTGCCTCCTGGAATAACCGGAACAAATGACAGGTGTACAGTTCTTGTTGCAAATCTCAATCCTGATGTAAGTACATTCGCTTGGAAATTTTGCCTTCTAGGAATTATCTcctctttatttaaatttttgcgTGAATTTTGGTTATTTTTCAGAGAATCGATGAGGATAAACTGTTCAACTTGTTCTCTATTTATGGTAACATTGTCAGAATCAAACTTCTCCGAAATAAACCAGATCATGCACTTGTCCAGATGGGGGATGGTTTCCAAGCTGAATTGGCAGTATATTTTCTGAAGGTTTGTTTCATGCATACCTTGGTGATTATATATCTTTATACTAGACCTTGTGATATCTTCACTAATATGAAGGTGTTAGGTTCCTAACAATTGACGATCTTCAAAGGTTAGGGGAACATGATTATTCCCCCATGAGTTTATTTATAGATAGAGAATAGGTACACAGAGGATGCTAGTCCCCTCACACTAGAGCACTATCTAGCTTACaagttttaacaaaattaaatcctCATCCTAACTAGAAGGTTAGTCCTGTTTATAGATAATAGTACTAACTGTAACACCAAGTAATGATAACAGAAAAACTACCCGTAAGATACTCTAACTACTAACTTAACTAACTATAGAATTACATTATTTCCCCTTTTTCGATAGTAAACTAACAGATTTCTCTTGGAACCTAATATTGCTGTCCGCTGAAGTTAGGGAATTGATCCTTGATAGTAGCTTTGTGCTCCCAAGTAGCTTTATCTTTGGATTTTCCTCGCCATTGTTCTaaaattttttttggttggagCTTCCTGTTGCATAATCTGTCTAGTATCCAGAATCCTGACAGGTTGGTAGATCATGCCTTGACTAGATAGGTCTGTAGGCAGATCTGATGCCACAGGGTGATGTCCCACTGCTTTCTTCAATTCAGATTGTTGAatgagagaaaatgagagagacaaaATGTGAAACTATGTGGTTGAATTTCACAGCGGAGTCgattttatataggctcaaagctttaaatacaaaaataaatatagaagaTACTATTTCCTAtttatatgatatgatatgtctatataataaatataaagatcataaaatattttcaacactcccccCCAAGCTTTCCCATACAAATCATATACACCAAGCTTGTtacatttataattgatttgagGATCTCTCAAAGATTTAGTAAAGAGATCTGCCAATTGATCATTGGAATTGACAAAGCTAGTGGTGATATCGGATGATTTGATCTTCTCCCTGAAAAAGTGGCAGTCTATCTAGATATGCTTGGTTCTCTTATGAAAAAGTGGCACTCAATTTCTAAAGTTGCTAAAGTATGCTTTACAAGGGAATAGAAGTCTATATTTATAGACTTCCTATACACAAGGATAGGGAAAATGATTAATAGCAACTACCGTAAATAAGAAACAACAACTAACAAACAGAAAATCAGTAACCTAACTAACTAATCCAACAACTGTTAACTACTTCAATGACTCTAATTTCCTTTTATTCTATATCTTAACAAAAACAAACCACATTTTGGTTTCATAGTTTTGTTTGAGTAGtgagttttaatttcaatttttggaCTTTTGGGTTTCTCCTGAAGAAATTTCATAATATCGATTCTTCTATTGATGATAATATTAGTACGTGTTAGTGGGTATATTTTCTCTGACACCTCTGTATGTTGCATGCAACACGATTGAAACTGAGAATTCATTTCGTGAATGTTTGTTCCAAAGACATTTTACTGTTAAAAAGATTGTAtgctcatttatttattcaccAGAAAATTTAATGGTGTTCGTTATTCATTGTTTTGTTATGAATTTCACTGGTGTTGTCTGGTATGCAATGTGGATTCTttcaaatattgattttgatctGTATTTTCTAGATGGTAGCATCAAAGACGTGGTCGTTTAGCATTATGTTGTGATATTCTTTcatattaattgaattttcaaaacttattaATTTTGCCTCTATTCTCTTTGTGGCATGCAGATTAATCTGTATATTTTCTGCTTAATTGTTAAAGTTGTAACTAAAACcttttcaaattcaatattttatagGGTGCCATGTTGTTTGGAAAGAGATTGGAGGTGAATTTCTCAAAGCATCCAAACATAATCCAAGGTGCTGATACGCACGAATACATGAACTCAAATCTGAATCGGTTCAATCGAAATGCTGCTAAAAACTATCGGTACTGCTGCTCGCCGACAAAGATAATTCACTTGTCAACCCTCCCACAAGACATTATTGAAGAGGAGATTGCAAGTCTTCTAGAGGAGCATGGACTCGTTGTCAACTGCAAGGTCTTTGAGATGAATGGGAAAAAGCAGGCTCTTGTTCAGTTCGAGACTGAGGAGGAAGCAACCGAAGCCCTTGTTTGCAAGCATGCAAGTCCACTTTCTGGCTCTATAGTCCGCATCTCGTTTTCGCAGTTGCAGAATATATGAAGAGACGCACTTTGGAAAGGATAATTTTTATGCAGACAATCCCATCTTCATTGTCTTTGTAATGGTCTCATTGATTTGCTAATTAACTAATAAAACATGTTCTTGACTTTTTCTCTATCAATCATTTCTCTTCTCAGAATTGAGGAATTGCCTTTTGGTTTTTATAATGATTGTTTAAGTGTATGTTTGTAATTCAGGCTTAGTTGGCCTTTCTGTTGTATTctaaatcaatttcttttttgttcAACTATACAAGAACAAGAAGCtacattatttatttgtttttgttgtatTTAGTCAGCTCTGAATTCTCTCCCTATCTTAATGATATGCCTAAGTTCGAAGGTTTCAATTGTGCATGTGATACTCATAGTGTGTTTggattagttttttatttatttttatatatatttgacacAATAGACCCGATATTGTATAAAGTATACTGAATCGGTGTCGGAATTTGAATAAGGTGTTCGATTTTTAatgtttaaatgttttttttttttttttttttttaagttttcttgaatattttgaagaaattagtttttgtaattaaatttaataaaataggccattattttatattagtcaatttctttctcaattaaacagtgttgttatttttttttttataaataattttcagcCATCAAATTCGGTTGAGTCATAGATTAAATTACTCTCTTTAGTATTGTTTAAAATTGTATAAGGCAAATAATTAACATCGATGTCTcaagaataaaataatctaGATACATtgcattgatttttttattgtctCGTAGAAAACTGTTctataattacatttttaaaatattacggTTACgaccatttaaaaatattcattctAGAATTATATGGTACAACGACCACTCAAAAGTctgaaaggaaagaaagaaaaaatacgagatgaaataaaaaaaggaagaagagagaaaacTTAGAAAAATTCAGAGTTGTGTGATTTGTAAATTGAATGGAGTCCTCTATTTATAAAGAAACTCTGTAATCGCAATCAGTTTAAGCAAAATCTGCGCGAACGATTTTTGACTAGTTCATTGAACAAATCAGTTTACAGAAAGCGAACCTCCTAAATTAGAGGGAGGTGGAGAGAGAATCGCAGAACCAGTTGGATGATTCtgtgaacaaaaaaaaagtgttagCTGATATAGGAAAACAtacattaaaacataaaaattaacattttgtttttcttttttctggtACTAAACAAATAATACACCACACAATCCAATTCCAAGCCGAATAGTGGCACACATGTGTGGTGGTTGACTTGTATACGTCCCCTTATGCCTTTCACAAAATGGAGTACCCTTAAAACACACCATAAATATCATATCTCCACCTTATAAACATTAAATACTACTACTGTGTCACATCCTTCTTATATAAAACTTCTTTCATCTTTTCATTTAACTACACGCTACAAAAGGATAGCTAGTAGTTACAGTTGGAAGAGACAAATATTACTACCTCCATTTTTTATAAGCTATCCTTGTTTGTTAAAGGAAAACTTACATTTACCTCCTTAAGTTCttcttaaaaaatacaaatatctcTTCTAATTTTTAAGTAAAGACTAATCTCCCTAATTTTCCCATCAAATGACAAACACGTCCCTCCTAACTTAACAtcgtttatttttttattttgctactTTCACTTTACATTTTTgagctttttcttttagtattGTGGCTTTTGTTCATTGAAAGTTTCACAGACagagaatttaaattttaaatttgtttgagATTTTGGATTTTGAACTTTGATTAGATTTGGAGTTTGAAActggattttaaattttttattttcttttcaaaagataaataattatattcaagGGAAATTTATCAAAACATATGGCATTAAAAGTCAAGAAAAAGTAGAAACACCAAATAACTGAAACATTGGCCGCATGAAAAGCTAGGAAATTGAACTTTTGTCGGAAGAAATAACATTGCCTTTTATTTGATGACAGAAGATTAATTGTCTATTATTTGATCAAAGAGGAGGAAGAGTTGGACACTCTATTTCTTGTTTAATGGAATTTTAACACTATCAAATTGAGGGGGAGATGAGtgtctaagaaaaaaaaaatagagagggTCTTTGTGCACTTTAAGAAAACCTTATAGGAGGTAAGTGTAATTTATCCATGTGTTAATGTTcccaaaatatgatttttgtattTAAGGTTTTAAGCTTGAGTTTGTATAGGAAAAATGTGGTTGGGAGGGGAGATCATACTAAAGATAGTGAACTAGATTCCTACATGGAGATTAGTGATCAGTAAAACCGGTAAAAACTCTCCAATAGTCTGGTCTTTTTTGCTCTAGGGCTAAGAAATCCGCTTCCTTCTTATTCTAAAGATTTATTGTGAAGAATTTCTCAAGAAAACTAACAAAATACATGTGAATTTGTATTGATCGCGCATTGTTCATTACCATAATTAAGTAGActctataatattaaaattgagaCTCAAATTAGTCGCGACATTTTGGGTGTTAGTCATTTTAGTctctaagaaaaaataataccaAAATTAATCTATGACAGTTGCATAAAGGGGACATATTAGTCCATCTGATAAGTTTAATTCAGATTTGActattttttgttgaaatgtTAGATAACGATGATGACATGTTAGTTATCTATGTCATAATGTTAAAAATGATTGACGTGTATTTTTTGGGGTCAAATTAGTTCCTCtcaatattgttttttaattttga
It contains:
- the LOC101490865 gene encoding polypyrimidine tract-binding protein homolog 3-like isoform X2; protein product: MAEPSKVIHVRNVGHEISENDLLQLFQTFGVITKLVMLRTKNQALLQMEDIPSAISALQFYANAQPSIRGRNVYVQFSSHKELTTMDQSQGRDDEYPITVDVLQQVFSPHGYVEKIVTFQKSAGFQALIQYESRQSAVTARSSLQGRNIYDGCCQLDIQFSNLDELQVNYNNDRSRDYTNPNLPTEQKGRPSHSGYGDTGMHGVQGSGARPGGFSQMTNAAAIEAAFGGDLPPGITGTNDRCTVLVANLNPDRIDEDKLFNLFSIYGNIVRIKLLRNKPDHALVQMGDGFQAELAVYFLKGAMLFGKRLEVNFSKHPNIIQGADTHEYMNSNLNRFNRNAAKNYRYCCSPTKIIHLSTLPQDIIEEEIASLLEEHGLVVNCKVFEMNGKKQALVQFETEEEATEALVCKHASPLSGSIVRISFSQLQNI
- the LOC101490865 gene encoding polypyrimidine tract-binding protein homolog 3-like isoform X1 — its product is MAEPSKVIHVRNVGHEISENDLLQLFQTFGVITKLVMLRTKNQALLQMEDIPSAISALQFYANAQPSIRGRNVYVQFSSHKELTTMDQSQGRDDEPNRILLVTVHQMQYPITVDVLQQVFSPHGYVEKIVTFQKSAGFQALIQYESRQSAVTARSSLQGRNIYDGCCQLDIQFSNLDELQVNYNNDRSRDYTNPNLPTEQKGRPSHSGYGDTGMHGVQGSGARPGGFSQMTNAAAIEAAFGGDLPPGITGTNDRCTVLVANLNPDRIDEDKLFNLFSIYGNIVRIKLLRNKPDHALVQMGDGFQAELAVYFLKGAMLFGKRLEVNFSKHPNIIQGADTHEYMNSNLNRFNRNAAKNYRYCCSPTKIIHLSTLPQDIIEEEIASLLEEHGLVVNCKVFEMNGKKQALVQFETEEEATEALVCKHASPLSGSIVRISFSQLQNI